The Methanofollis sp. UBA420 genome contains a region encoding:
- a CDS encoding META domain-containing protein produces MVMRPMKDTMRKALPLAGTAIVLAACLLAAGCTGQAPGGKDNETVQGIDLNGTAWDLVSYAQNSSMVNALEGTPVTLVFGENATAGGSAGCNAYSASYTVDGKAITFGPAISTQMYCMKPGVMEQESAYLGLLNTVKTYEVKDDTLTFFDEKGTAVLVFKKHVPPEPEPLVGTAWELQWYHDGDAVVSVIAGSEVTAVFDEAGKVAGSAGCNRYFASYTVNGTEMTIGQAGSTLMACTDEDVMKQESTYLRLLGTVASFSIEGEELTLMDANGTKVLMFAKAVPPQPKPLTGTNWTLESLHTGDAVSSVIAGSEITAVFDEDGRIAGSAGCNRYFATYTVNGTEMTIGPAGSTLMACTDEDIMKQESTFLSLLESVASFTIEGDRLSLMDGNGTAVLVFKEAQAPVALPLVGTTWVLDTYHLGDIAVRVIEGTEITAVFGEDGKVTGSAGCNNYFATYNLSGSSLTFGPAGSTKKICAEPEGIMAQEERYLSILKAVRSYEIEGNQLKMLDMNGWRIFAFNAKV; encoded by the coding sequence ATGGTCATGCGACCTATGAAGGACACCATGCGAAAGGCCCTGCCCCTGGCGGGTACGGCCATCGTCCTCGCCGCGTGTCTCCTTGCCGCCGGATGTACGGGGCAGGCACCGGGGGGGAAAGACAATGAAACGGTCCAGGGGATCGACCTGAACGGCACCGCCTGGGACCTCGTCTCGTATGCACAGAACAGTTCGATGGTGAACGCCCTCGAAGGAACTCCGGTCACCCTTGTGTTCGGGGAGAATGCCACGGCCGGTGGTTCGGCCGGGTGCAATGCCTACTCCGCCTCGTACACAGTGGATGGCAAAGCGATCACCTTCGGCCCTGCGATCTCGACGCAGATGTACTGCATGAAACCGGGCGTGATGGAGCAGGAGAGCGCGTATCTCGGCCTCCTCAACACGGTGAAGACCTATGAAGTCAAGGACGACACCCTGACCTTCTTCGACGAGAAGGGCACCGCCGTCCTGGTCTTCAAGAAGCATGTGCCGCCTGAGCCCGAACCGCTCGTCGGGACTGCCTGGGAACTCCAGTGGTACCATGACGGCGACGCCGTCGTCTCGGTCATCGCAGGTTCCGAAGTGACTGCCGTCTTCGACGAGGCCGGAAAGGTCGCCGGGTCGGCCGGGTGCAACCGCTACTTCGCCTCGTACACGGTGAACGGCACTGAGATGACCATCGGCCAGGCGGGATCGACACTGATGGCCTGCACGGACGAGGACGTCATGAAGCAGGAGAGCACCTACCTCAGGCTTCTTGGAACGGTTGCCTCCTTCTCGATCGAGGGAGAGGAACTGACCCTGATGGACGCGAACGGCACGAAGGTCCTGATGTTCGCGAAGGCCGTCCCCCCCCAGCCGAAGCCCCTGACAGGGACGAACTGGACCCTTGAGTCTCTCCACACCGGCGATGCTGTCAGCTCGGTCATCGCGGGTTCGGAGATCACCGCCGTCTTCGACGAGGACGGAAGGATCGCCGGGTCGGCCGGGTGCAACCGCTACTTCGCCACATACACGGTGAACGGCACTGAGATGACCATCGGCCCCGCAGGATCGACACTGATGGCCTGCACGGACGAGGATATCATGAAGCAGGAGAGCACCTTCCTGTCACTCCTCGAATCAGTGGCCTCCTTCACGATCGAAGGCGACAGGCTCTCTCTCATGGACGGGAACGGCACGGCAGTCCTCGTCTTCAAAGAGGCACAGGCCCCCGTCGCCCTGCCCCTCGTGGGCACCACCTGGGTGCTTGACACCTACCACCTTGGAGATATCGCGGTGCGGGTCATTGAAGGGACTGAGATCACTGCAGTCTTCGGGGAAGACGGGAAGGTCACCGGATCGGCCGGGTGCAACAACTACTTCGCGACCTACAACCTCTCGGGGTCGTCCCTGACATTCGGCCCGGCAGGGTCCACGAAGAAGATCTGCGCTGAGCCCGAGGGGATCATGGCGCAGGAGGAGAGGTACCTGTCGATCCTCAAGGCCGTGAGGAGTTACGAGATCGAAGGGAACCAGTTGAAAATGCTCGACATGAACGGCTGGCGGATCTTTGCCTTCAATGCGAAGGTCTGA
- a CDS encoding FeoA family protein — MTQKKLKEMEYGESGVVIELRGSRHDLNCLGIRKGKRLEMITRQPIKGPVVVLAEGVEVAMGLEIAALVVVEV, encoded by the coding sequence ATGACGCAGAAGAAACTGAAAGAGATGGAATATGGCGAGAGCGGGGTTGTCATCGAGCTCCGTGGTTCCCGTCACGATTTAAACTGCCTTGGAATCAGAAAAGGAAAACGCCTGGAGATGATCACCCGGCAACCGATCAAGGGGCCGGTGGTCGTCCTTGCGGAAGGGGTAGAGGTCGCCATGGGCCTTGAGATCGCCGCCCTGGTTGTGGTCGAGGTCTAA
- a CDS encoding FeoB small GTPase domain-containing protein, whose translation MNQKDQNIRTVLMVGNPNVGKSALFNRLTGAEAVVSNYPGTTVDVMRGTLVEGGATYEIIDVPGAYSLEPRDAAEDVAVHILKEHPDAVVLLVLDATRLERGLYLSLEVIERGAPVLVVLNMMDAARAKSIAVDARRLQNLLGVPVVQTSATVGEGIKDLAGTLRKAQTADIDAIAARANGSSPETARMSGCSGCAGCGGCH comes from the coding sequence ATGAATCAAAAGGACCAGAACATCCGCACCGTCCTGATGGTCGGGAACCCCAATGTCGGCAAGAGCGCTCTCTTCAACCGACTCACCGGTGCCGAGGCCGTCGTCTCCAACTATCCGGGCACGACCGTTGACGTCATGAGGGGCACCCTCGTCGAAGGCGGCGCGACCTATGAGATCATCGACGTGCCGGGCGCCTACTCGCTTGAACCGCGGGACGCCGCCGAAGACGTGGCCGTCCATATCCTGAAAGAACACCCCGACGCCGTCGTGCTCCTCGTCCTCGACGCCACCCGCCTGGAGCGCGGGCTGTACCTGAGCCTTGAGGTGATAGAGCGGGGTGCGCCGGTTCTTGTCGTCCTCAATATGATGGACGCCGCCCGCGCGAAATCGATCGCAGTCGACGCCCGCCGCCTGCAGAACCTCCTCGGCGTCCCGGTCGTCCAGACCTCGGCCACGGTCGGAGAAGGGATCAAGGATCTGGCAGGGACGCTCAGGAAGGCGCAAACCGCCGACATCGACGCCATAGCCGCACGAGCAAACGGTTCTTCGCCCGAGACCGCCCGTATGAGCGGGTGTTCGGGCTGCGCGGGCTGCGGGGGGTGCCACTGA
- a CDS encoding nucleoside recognition domain-containing protein — MGLTADQRWDLVDQVARKVVSTGVSRRGLADALGDLTVKPLTGLPVALAVLYAFWSVFCSFAGDLVTDGFMVKFFDNRWLPWLQSVWPDPNSIHYFLFVGDPLADNCFEAFGVLTSGLFVSIGVVLPAVLVFYLTMTLLEDSGYLPRLAVLADTFLHKIGLHGYAIVPTILGLGCNVPAVTATRVLETKKQRFLMMTLLAIFVPCGAQLGIMLAVIPESVGWVILYLLIGFAVFGFLLNRLIPGENPEILIDVPPYRWPTCENVGKKLWNRTKSFLKEAIPFVWLGILIVNLLYLAGVIQVLSTLLAPIFVTWFGVPAETVAPLIAAFLRKDLAVAQLSTIAMTPYQMITSVVLISIYFPCVATFVVMLREGWKQLLAAIATLAVVVFAYGGAIHGIGILLGVA; from the coding sequence ATGGGACTCACCGCAGACCAGCGCTGGGACCTCGTCGACCAGGTCGCACGCAAGGTCGTCTCGACCGGCGTCTCGCGCCGCGGCCTTGCCGACGCCCTCGGCGATCTCACCGTCAAACCGCTCACCGGCCTGCCGGTCGCCCTCGCCGTCCTGTACGCCTTCTGGAGCGTCTTCTGCTCGTTCGCAGGCGACCTCGTCACCGACGGCTTCATGGTCAAGTTCTTCGACAACCGCTGGCTCCCCTGGCTCCAGAGCGTCTGGCCAGACCCGAACAGCATCCACTACTTCCTCTTCGTCGGCGACCCCCTTGCTGACAACTGTTTCGAGGCCTTCGGCGTCCTGACGTCCGGACTCTTCGTCTCGATAGGCGTCGTCCTCCCTGCGGTGCTCGTCTTCTACCTGACCATGACGCTCCTGGAAGACTCGGGGTATCTGCCGCGGCTTGCGGTTCTCGCCGACACCTTCCTCCACAAGATCGGGCTCCACGGCTATGCAATCGTCCCGACGATCCTGGGCCTCGGGTGCAATGTCCCGGCCGTCACCGCCACCAGGGTGCTGGAGACGAAGAAGCAGCGGTTCCTGATGATGACGCTCCTTGCGATCTTCGTCCCGTGCGGGGCACAGCTCGGCATCATGCTCGCCGTCATCCCTGAATCGGTGGGTTGGGTCATCCTGTATCTTCTCATCGGTTTCGCGGTCTTCGGCTTCCTCCTCAACCGCCTGATACCGGGGGAGAACCCCGAGATCCTCATCGACGTCCCGCCGTACCGCTGGCCGACATGCGAGAATGTGGGGAAGAAACTCTGGAACCGGACAAAGAGTTTCCTCAAGGAGGCGATCCCCTTCGTCTGGCTCGGTATCCTCATCGTCAATCTCCTGTACCTCGCCGGTGTGATCCAGGTGCTCTCCACTCTGCTGGCACCCATCTTCGTCACCTGGTTCGGGGTGCCGGCCGAGACGGTCGCACCGCTGATCGCCGCATTCCTGAGAAAGGATCTGGCGGTCGCACAACTCTCCACCATCGCCATGACGCCGTACCAGATGATCACCTCGGTTGTCCTCATCTCCATCTACTTCCCCTGCGTGGCCACCTTCGTGGTCATGCTTCGTGAGGGCTGGAAACAGCTCCTGGCAGCCATTGCGACCCTTGCTGTGGTCGTCTTCGCATATGGTGGGGCAATCCACGGCATCGGCATCCTCCTCGGGGTGGCATAA
- a CDS encoding metal-dependent transcriptional regulator has translation MANVQGVTTLTRKAEDYLEAILNVSLEKGYARTKDVAGELDVSPSSVVEMFQKLDAMGLVEYRRYEGVTLRPEGERIARVIKSRHDTLKSFLMLIKVPEGVADKDACFMEHELHPETIEQIGILVEYFGRGGCPAGTLEHFSAFCTKSRFEKRHR, from the coding sequence ATGGCCAACGTACAGGGTGTGACCACCCTCACCAGAAAAGCCGAAGACTATCTGGAGGCGATCCTGAACGTCTCCCTTGAAAAGGGCTATGCCCGGACAAAGGACGTTGCAGGCGAACTCGACGTCAGTCCCTCCAGCGTCGTGGAGATGTTCCAGAAACTCGACGCCATGGGCCTTGTGGAGTACAGGCGGTACGAAGGTGTGACCCTCAGGCCCGAGGGCGAGAGGATCGCGCGGGTGATCAAGTCACGGCATGACACCCTCAAGTCCTTCCTGATGCTTATCAAAGTGCCCGAGGGCGTCGCCGATAAAGACGCGTGTTTCATGGAACACGAACTCCATCCCGAGACCATCGAGCAGATTGGAATATTGGTCGAATACTTCGGCAGAGGCGGCTGTCCTGCAGGAACACTTGAGCATTTCTCAGCGTTCTGCACAAAGTCCCGCTTCGAGAAACGCCACCGGTGA
- the zupT gene encoding zinc transporter ZupT — MTDPASVWVAFGLTLLAGLSTGIGSLAALFTSRTNTRMLSVGLGFSAGVMIYVSFVEFLPLAQEGLGVWQTAAAFLGGMIAIAAIDRLVPFPQNPHEIRRVEEICNQAGRGCGSAGLYRTGIVTAGAIALHNMPEGMATFSSALLDPGLGVVIAAAIAIHNIPEGIAVSVPIYYATGSRTQAIGYSLLSGLAEPVGALIAFFILSPYMDAALSGAIFAVVAGIMVFVALDELLPAAREYGEAHLSIYGLIAGMALMAGILAVM; from the coding sequence ATGACCGACCCCGCCTCCGTCTGGGTGGCCTTCGGGCTGACCCTGCTCGCCGGCCTCTCGACCGGCATCGGAAGCCTTGCCGCCCTCTTCACCAGCAGGACAAACACCCGGATGCTCTCGGTCGGGCTCGGTTTCTCGGCCGGGGTGATGATCTATGTCTCTTTTGTGGAGTTCCTCCCTCTCGCGCAGGAGGGCCTCGGTGTGTGGCAGACCGCGGCCGCATTTCTCGGCGGCATGATTGCCATCGCCGCGATCGACCGCCTCGTCCCCTTCCCCCAGAACCCCCATGAGATCAGGCGGGTGGAGGAGATCTGCAATCAGGCCGGGAGGGGTTGCGGGTCTGCCGGACTCTATCGGACAGGCATCGTCACCGCCGGTGCGATCGCCCTCCATAACATGCCCGAGGGCATGGCGACCTTCTCCAGCGCCCTTCTCGACCCCGGTCTCGGGGTCGTGATCGCGGCCGCGATCGCGATCCACAACATCCCCGAGGGGATCGCGGTCTCTGTACCGATCTATTATGCGACAGGGAGCAGGACGCAGGCCATCGGCTACTCCCTCCTCTCCGGACTTGCCGAACCGGTCGGTGCCCTGATCGCCTTCTTTATCCTCTCCCCGTATATGGATGCCGCACTGTCCGGCGCCATCTTTGCGGTGGTCGCGGGCATCATGGTCTTTGTCGCCCTCGACGAACTCCTCCCGGCCGCGAGGGAGTACGGGGAGGCGCACCTCTCGATCTATGGACTTATTGCCGGAATGGCGCTGATGGCCGGGATACTGGCGGTGATGTGA
- the cls gene encoding cardiolipin synthase has product MIDIFYDLFFVPVLFLNVLFAVTIVFFERKNPSTTLAWLSILFFLPLLGFVLYLFLGHNYHREHLFKVKAEDDARVQGLIAAQMKSLAEGEIAFRDPRLGAYLGMVLMLMRNNWAFLTANNRVTVYTDGEEKFAALLDVIAGARDFVHLEYYIIRDDALGRRVVGALTEKARQGVEVRLLVDGLGCARLPRDFFDAFVGAGGRLARFFPSVVPYLNPRMNYRNHRKIAVIDGRVGFVGGFNIGDEYLGKDSRFGYWRDTALKIEGYAVAGLQGRFFLDWNFASGPELSYSPRYFPEMVPVGETSIQIVSSGPDARWNQVKEAYLKLINSAQRSVYLQTPYFVPDGSVADALRIAALSGVDVRVMIPCKPDHPFVYWASYSFIGELLEAGVRAYTYDRGFIHAKTIVVDGITASVGSANWDERSFRLNFETNAFVYDPAVAGRLHEIFLADIRDCSELTPAVYAARGRVIKVKESVSRLFSPLL; this is encoded by the coding sequence ATGATAGACATCTTTTATGATCTCTTCTTTGTCCCTGTCCTCTTTCTGAATGTGCTCTTTGCGGTGACAATCGTTTTTTTCGAGCGCAAAAACCCCTCGACCACGCTTGCATGGCTTAGCATCCTCTTTTTCCTCCCTCTTCTTGGCTTTGTCCTCTACCTCTTCCTCGGTCACAACTATCACCGGGAACACCTCTTCAAGGTGAAGGCCGAGGACGACGCCCGTGTCCAGGGCCTGATCGCCGCGCAGATGAAGAGCCTTGCCGAAGGGGAGATCGCCTTCAGGGATCCCCGTCTGGGGGCCTACCTGGGCATGGTCCTGATGCTGATGAGGAACAACTGGGCCTTTCTCACGGCCAACAACAGGGTGACCGTCTACACGGACGGGGAGGAGAAATTTGCCGCCCTCCTCGACGTCATCGCCGGGGCGCGGGACTTCGTCCATCTCGAGTACTACATCATCAGGGACGACGCCCTCGGGCGCCGGGTCGTCGGCGCCCTCACGGAGAAGGCGCGGCAGGGCGTCGAGGTCCGCCTCCTCGTCGACGGTCTGGGGTGCGCGCGGCTGCCCCGCGACTTCTTCGACGCCTTTGTCGGTGCCGGCGGCCGTCTCGCCCGTTTCTTCCCCTCGGTCGTCCCGTACCTGAACCCCCGGATGAACTACCGCAACCACAGGAAGATCGCGGTCATCGACGGCAGGGTGGGCTTTGTCGGCGGCTTCAATATCGGGGACGAGTACCTGGGGAAGGACTCACGTTTCGGTTACTGGCGCGACACCGCCCTGAAGATCGAGGGCTATGCCGTCGCAGGCCTCCAGGGGAGGTTCTTCCTTGACTGGAACTTTGCTTCCGGCCCAGAACTCTCCTATTCACCCCGCTATTTCCCGGAGATGGTCCCTGTCGGGGAGACCAGCATCCAGATCGTCTCCAGCGGCCCGGACGCACGGTGGAACCAGGTGAAGGAGGCCTATCTCAAACTGATCAACTCGGCACAGAGGTCGGTCTATCTCCAGACCCCGTACTTCGTGCCCGACGGGAGCGTCGCCGATGCCCTGCGGATCGCCGCCCTCTCCGGCGTGGACGTGCGGGTCATGATCCCCTGCAAACCCGATCATCCCTTCGTCTACTGGGCGAGTTATTCGTTTATCGGGGAACTGCTGGAGGCCGGAGTGCGGGCGTACACCTATGATCGCGGCTTCATCCACGCGAAGACGATCGTTGTCGACGGCATCACGGCCTCGGTGGGTAGCGCGAACTGGGACGAACGGAGTTTCCGGCTGAACTTCGAGACGAACGCCTTTGTCTACGACCCCGCGGTGGCCGGGCGCCTCCACGAGATCTTTCTTGCGGACATCCGGGACTGCAGCGAACTCACCCCTGCCGTCTATGCAGCCCGCGGGCGGGTCATCAAGGTGAAGGAGTCGGTATCCCGCCTCTTCTCGCCTCTCCTGTGA
- a CDS encoding PHP domain-containing protein yields MTIRFERPDPAAIRERGYTPADLHVHSSYSDAPTPVRALLARAESLGIGLAITDHNEVRGVAEAVERRPEALVVPGMEVSTADGPHILLYFPTLSGLQDFYAREIRERKGKSPYLAVRLTAEELVERGKGYDCLITAAHPFGYFFLDKGLLKCTAKHAIDPAVAGRVDAFEVICGGMGRGLNTRAADEAVRTGQGMTGGTDSHLLGHLGGVVTCCQADTAEEFIEEIRRNRSHVVGEETSAFGKVLTGGAILGGFLPYTVPSLQVHYEQNMPRLKRYFTRRRE; encoded by the coding sequence ATGACAATACGCTTTGAACGTCCCGACCCTGCCGCGATCAGGGAGAGGGGCTACACCCCCGCGGATCTCCATGTCCACTCCTCGTACTCGGACGCGCCGACGCCGGTGCGGGCCCTCCTCGCACGGGCGGAAAGCCTCGGCATCGGCCTCGCCATCACCGACCACAACGAGGTCCGCGGCGTGGCGGAGGCGGTGGAGCGGAGGCCAGAGGCCCTCGTCGTACCCGGCATGGAAGTCAGCACCGCGGACGGGCCGCACATCCTCCTCTACTTCCCGACGCTCTCCGGCCTGCAGGATTTCTATGCCCGCGAGATCAGGGAGAGGAAGGGGAAGAGTCCGTACCTCGCGGTCCGCCTGACCGCGGAGGAATTGGTGGAGAGAGGGAAGGGCTATGACTGCCTCATCACGGCGGCACATCCCTTCGGCTATTTCTTCCTCGACAAGGGCCTCCTGAAGTGCACGGCAAAGCACGCCATCGACCCTGCGGTGGCAGGGAGGGTCGACGCCTTCGAGGTGATCTGCGGGGGCATGGGGAGGGGCCTCAACACGCGGGCGGCCGACGAGGCGGTCCGCACAGGCCAGGGCATGACCGGCGGTACCGACTCCCACCTCCTCGGCCACCTCGGCGGGGTGGTCACCTGCTGCCAGGCCGACACGGCCGAAGAGTTCATCGAGGAGATCAGGCGGAACAGGAGTCATGTCGTCGGCGAGGAGACGAGCGCGTTCGGGAAGGTCCTCACCGGCGGGGCGATCCTCGGAGGGTTCCTGCCGTACACGGTCCCCTCCCTGCAGGTCCACTACGAGCAGAACATGCCGAGGTTGAAGCGCTATTTTACGCGCCGGCGTGAATAG